A portion of the Oxynema aestuarii AP17 genome contains these proteins:
- a CDS encoding CYTH domain-containing protein has protein sequence MPTEIERKFLVKNESWRAMATGTLYRQGYIPTDRGRSVRVRIVGDRGFLTIKGPTEGNSRAEFEYPIPLEDARTLLDNLCDPPLIEKIRYQIKVGDLIWEIDEFSGENQGLIVAEVELTEENQAIALPDWVGREVSDDPRYFNVNLVRNPYCNWSATVG, from the coding sequence ATGCCGACTGAAATAGAGCGCAAATTTTTAGTAAAAAATGAGAGTTGGCGGGCGATGGCAACGGGAACCCTTTACCGTCAGGGGTATATTCCCACCGATCGCGGTCGTTCCGTGCGCGTTCGCATTGTCGGCGATCGCGGTTTTTTAACGATTAAAGGACCGACTGAAGGCAATTCTCGGGCAGAGTTTGAATATCCCATTCCCCTCGAAGATGCGCGAACTTTGCTCGATAATTTATGCGATCCTCCCTTAATTGAAAAAATCCGATATCAAATTAAAGTCGGCGATCTCATCTGGGAAATTGATGAATTTTCTGGGGAAAATCAAGGGTTGATCGTGGCTGAAGTCGAATTGACGGAGGAAAATCAGGCGATCGCCCTCCCGGATTGGGTCGGTCGAGAAGTATCGGACGATCCGCGTTACTTTAATGTCAATTTGGTTCGCAATCCTTATTGTAATTGGTCGGCTACGGTAGGATGA
- a CDS encoding FAD-dependent oxidoreductase gives MQKITIIGAGPAGLLLAHYLLSRDRFQVEMYDRLDDPRLLENAGNRTFPLSLQERGTKALQGIPGLAEKIADRATFCTGTMLYSQSGKPRIVKREKPILCIDRHELVTILLNELTQNHTGDRLKITFNCCCTEIDAEAKLVTLETENGERLTTHYELLVGADGARSRVRECSVNSTDLNCEQSYALDDYKSLFLNRINSDESIALAPDKIHASNIGNQIRILLVPQPGDRLNGTIIFKRDKNPFENFSTVAELKAFFQENFPLFSQLMSSEEAESLFERAIGRIVTVKCDRFHHSNSILLIGDAAHAVSPSIGQGCNMALAEAKVVAELSDRHGDNWSQILAEFSRQQVPEARALQELSDYCFPRSKWLILEFFLRLRIRRLLNRWFPQWFKPFLFDLIFDTDCSYSEIVQDYRFWIDRVKRNTESFQ, from the coding sequence ATGCAAAAAATTACGATAATCGGCGCCGGACCTGCGGGACTGTTACTCGCTCACTATCTCTTAAGTCGCGATCGCTTTCAGGTCGAAATGTACGATCGCCTCGACGACCCGCGACTGCTTGAAAATGCTGGAAATCGTACCTTTCCCCTGTCCCTACAAGAACGGGGAACCAAAGCACTACAAGGGATTCCCGGGTTGGCGGAAAAAATTGCCGATCGCGCGACCTTCTGCACGGGAACGATGCTCTATTCCCAGTCTGGAAAACCGAGAATCGTCAAACGAGAAAAGCCGATTTTGTGCATCGATCGCCATGAATTAGTGACGATCTTATTAAATGAATTGACGCAAAATCATACTGGCGATCGTCTCAAAATCACGTTTAACTGTTGCTGCACCGAAATTGATGCCGAGGCGAAGTTGGTAACTTTAGAAACAGAGAACGGCGAACGATTGACGACCCATTACGAGCTTTTAGTGGGGGCTGATGGGGCGCGATCGCGAGTTCGAGAGTGCTCGGTCAATTCAACGGATTTAAACTGCGAGCAAAGTTATGCTTTAGATGATTATAAATCCCTATTTTTGAATCGCATCAATTCCGACGAATCGATTGCATTAGCACCGGATAAAATTCATGCCAGCAATATAGGGAATCAAATTCGTATTCTTTTAGTTCCCCAACCCGGCGATCGCCTGAATGGAACGATTATTTTCAAGCGGGATAAAAATCCCTTTGAGAACTTCTCGACAGTGGCGGAACTCAAAGCCTTTTTTCAAGAAAATTTCCCACTTTTCAGTCAATTAATGTCTTCAGAAGAAGCAGAATCTCTCTTTGAAAGGGCGATCGGTCGGATTGTAACTGTGAAGTGCGATCGCTTCCACCATAGTAATAGTATTCTCTTGATTGGAGATGCAGCTCATGCCGTTTCACCGTCCATCGGACAGGGATGTAATATGGCTTTGGCAGAGGCAAAAGTTGTTGCTGAATTGAGCGATCGCCACGGCGATAATTGGTCGCAAATTTTAGCTGAATTTTCCAGACAGCAAGTTCCGGAAGCTCGTGCGTTGCAAGAATTATCGGATTATTGTTTTCCTCGGAGTAAATGGCTGATTTTAGAATTTTTCTTGCGGTTGCGAATTCGCCGCCTTTTAAATCGATGGTTTCCCCAGTGGTTTAAACCGTTTTTATTCGATTTAATTTTCGATACCGATTGCTCTTATTCCGAAATAGTACAAGATTATCGATTTTGGATCGATCGCGTCAAACGCAATACAGAATCATTTCAGTAA